The Argonema galeatum A003/A1 DNA segment GGAAGAGCAAGAAGTGGAGCGGGCCTTGCTTGGTCAAAACGAGATTCGTTACCAGCTCAAAGGCCAGGATAGTCAGCTAGGGCAAGTGCTTTCTACCACACCCATTTTCGATCTAGAGTTGCCCAAACTTCTAGAGCAAAAAGGAGTTGAGTTTGCCGCTCCACCTCCACCGAAGAATGGCTGGTTTACCAGTCTGCTAGGTTGGGTGATACCGCCGCTGATCTTTATTGCCATCTGGCAGTTTTTCGTCAATCGCGGTGGCGGTGGCCCTCAAGGGGCGCTCTCAATTGGGAAGAGCAAAGCTAAGGTTTATGTAGAAGGCGAGTCAGCCAAAATCACTTTTGCTGATGTAGCTGGGGTGGAAGAAGCCAAGACCGAATTAGTCGAAATTGTCGATTTCCTCAAGACTCCAGGCCGTTTCACCCAACTTGGGGCGCGTATCCCCAAGGGCGTGCTGCTGATAGGGCCACCGGGTACTGGGAAGACTCTCCTAGCTAAAGCTGTGGCTGGAGAAGCAGGTGTGCCTTTCTTTAGCATCTCCGGATCTGAGTTTGTGGAACTGTTTGTCGGCGTCGGTTCGGCAAGGGTGCGCGATTTGTTTGAGCAGGCAAAGAAACAAGCGCCCTGTATTATCTTTATTGACGAGCTGGATGCGATCGGCAAGTCTCGTAGCAGCGGTGGTTTCTACGGCGGTAACGACGAACGCGAACAAACTCTCAACCAGTTGCTGACTGAGATGGATGGTTTTGCAGCCGGAAATACGACTGTGATTGTGCTTGCTGCAACTAACCGCCCCGAAAGTTTAGACCCAGCGCTGTTACGTCCTGGGCGTTTTGACCGACAAGTATTGGTAGACCGTCCAGATTTAGCGGGTCGCGAGGCGATTCTCAAGATTCACGCGCAAAAAGTCAAGCTGGGGCCGGATGTAAACTTGAAAGCGATCGCCACTCGTACTCCTGGCTTTGCCGGTGCAGATTTGGCAAACTTAATCAATGAAGGCGCTTTGCTGGCAGCTCGCAACCGACGCGAAGCTGTGGCGCAAGCAGACCTGGCAGAAGCGATCGAGCGCGTAGTGGCCGGTTTGGAAAAGAAAAGCCGCGTCCTCAACGAAAAAGAGAAAAAGATTGTCGCCTACCACGAAGTCGGTCACGCCCTGGTTGGCTACTTGATGCCGGGTAGTGGTAAAGTCGAAAAGATTTCCATCATACCTCGCGGTATGGCAGCTTTGGGTTATACGTTGAAACTGCCAACCGAAGACCGTTTCTTAATGGATGAAGGCGAAATTCGAGGTGAAATTGCCACCCTATTGGGCGGACGTTC contains these protein-coding regions:
- the ftsH4 gene encoding ATP-dependent zinc metalloprotease FtsH4; this encodes MAIKDQPQTPRFRQIGNILLLLSGLFLLANLFLPGLFGPRTPRVPYSLFIHQVEEQEVERALLGQNEIRYQLKGQDSQLGQVLSTTPIFDLELPKLLEQKGVEFAAPPPPKNGWFTSLLGWVIPPLIFIAIWQFFVNRGGGGPQGALSIGKSKAKVYVEGESAKITFADVAGVEEAKTELVEIVDFLKTPGRFTQLGARIPKGVLLIGPPGTGKTLLAKAVAGEAGVPFFSISGSEFVELFVGVGSARVRDLFEQAKKQAPCIIFIDELDAIGKSRSSGGFYGGNDEREQTLNQLLTEMDGFAAGNTTVIVLAATNRPESLDPALLRPGRFDRQVLVDRPDLAGREAILKIHAQKVKLGPDVNLKAIATRTPGFAGADLANLINEGALLAARNRREAVAQADLAEAIERVVAGLEKKSRVLNEKEKKIVAYHEVGHALVGYLMPGSGKVEKISIIPRGMAALGYTLKLPTEDRFLMDEGEIRGEIATLLGGRSSEEIVFGSITTGASNDLQRATDLAERMVMTYGMSKILGPLAYEKGQQSFLGDGGMPNSRRMVSDETAQAIDREVKEIVDTAHQQALDILKLNRDLLETISIKLLETEVIEGEELYGLLGQVKPVDKVAAAV